In the genome of Falsirhodobacter halotolerans, one region contains:
- a CDS encoding MOSC domain-containing protein yields MIPRADLDAALPHILDAPKDAAPVTCLCFRPDYGQRTFPDRLTLTRAGGIPGERWTKAPWMRLADGSPDPRIQVSILPARIRDLVCGGGLHPGDPVIADLDMTEANLPVGTLLHLGTAVVRVSDAFNDACVKWKVRYGADAKDWVVAHPHLRLRGILCSIEQDGEVRLGDVIRKV; encoded by the coding sequence ATGATTCCACGCGCCGACCTTGACGCCGCCCTGCCCCACATTCTGGACGCGCCCAAGGACGCGGCCCCCGTCACCTGCCTGTGCTTTCGCCCGGATTACGGGCAGCGCACCTTTCCCGACCGCCTGACCCTGACCCGGGCGGGCGGCATTCCGGGCGAACGGTGGACCAAGGCCCCGTGGATGCGGCTGGCCGATGGGTCGCCCGATCCGCGCATTCAGGTGTCGATCCTGCCCGCCCGCATCCGCGATCTGGTCTGCGGGGGCGGCCTGCATCCGGGCGATCCGGTCATCGCCGATCTGGACATGACCGAGGCGAACCTGCCCGTGGGCACGCTGCTGCATCTGGGCACGGCGGTGGTGCGGGTGTCGGACGCCTTCAACGACGCCTGCGTGAAATGGAAGGTGCGTTACGGGGCGGACGCCAAGGATTGGGTCGTGGCCCATCCCCACCTGCGCCTGCGCGGCATCCTCTGTTCCATCGAACAGGATGGCGAGGTTCGTCTGGGCGACGTGATCCGCAAGGTCTAG
- the def gene encoding peptide deformylase, which produces MIRPILIHPDPRLKKMCDPVTDITPEIRDLARDMLETMYDAPGVGLAGPQVGAMLRILTMDCSKDAETEPQPMVLLNPKITWASEDLSTYEEGCLSIPEQYAEVERPARVRARWLDLDGTEREQEFDGLWATCLQHEIDHLDGKLFIDYLGPLKRQMITRKMQKLKRERARDGA; this is translated from the coding sequence ATGATACGTCCGATCCTGATCCATCCCGATCCGCGCCTGAAAAAGATGTGCGATCCCGTCACCGACATCACGCCCGAGATCCGCGATCTGGCGCGCGACATGCTGGAGACGATGTATGACGCGCCGGGGGTGGGGCTGGCCGGTCCGCAGGTGGGGGCCATGCTGCGGATCCTGACCATGGACTGTTCCAAGGATGCCGAGACGGAGCCGCAGCCGATGGTGCTGCTGAACCCCAAGATCACCTGGGCGTCGGAGGATCTGAGCACCTATGAGGAAGGGTGCCTGTCGATCCCCGAGCAATATGCCGAGGTGGAGCGCCCCGCGCGGGTGCGCGCCCGTTGGCTGGATCTGGACGGGACGGAGCGCGAGCAGGAGTTCGACGGCCTTTGGGCCACCTGCCTGCAACACGAGATCGACCATCTGGATGGAAAACTGTTCATCGATTATCTGGGCCCGCTGAAACGGCAGATGATCACCCGCAAGATGCAGAAGCTGAAACGCGAACGCGCGCGGGACGGGGCATGA
- a CDS encoding glycosyltransferase family 2 protein, whose translation MTWGICTTAKAPPKALRAFVGHHLSLGADHIWLHLDDPDDPFALSHPRVTVQRCDARWWGARRPDRHQNRQARNMQRLYAQAPLPWIAHLDVDEFLHPLRPVGEVLAETATPLLPLRPWEALEGGREFRAPLRRRWLMRRIAFGPHAQTLQRGALSHHIGKSFFRTGVPGMEPRLHGGFLNGARIKGIPFAPDLPLLHFHADDRSAWQGRLPFRLARGAYGGNAALVAVLSDPARVAPFYDAVQNPSGWRRRILRACGLLMTVDLDLARHEKDIP comes from the coding sequence ATGACGTGGGGGATCTGCACCACCGCCAAGGCCCCGCCCAAAGCGCTGCGCGCCTTTGTCGGCCACCATCTGTCCCTTGGCGCGGACCATATCTGGCTGCATCTGGACGACCCCGACGACCCCTTCGCCCTGTCCCATCCGCGCGTGACGGTCCAGCGCTGCGATGCCCGCTGGTGGGGGGCGCGGCGCCCCGACCGGCATCAGAACCGGCAGGCCCGCAACATGCAGCGTCTGTATGCGCAGGCGCCGTTGCCTTGGATCGCCCATCTGGACGTGGACGAATTCCTCCATCCCCTGCGCCCGGTGGGCGAGGTTCTGGCCGAAACGGCCACCCCCCTTCTGCCCCTTCGCCCGTGGGAGGCGCTGGAAGGCGGGCGGGAGTTCCGCGCCCCGCTGCGCCGCCGCTGGTTGATGCGCCGGATCGCCTTCGGCCCCCATGCGCAGACGTTGCAGCGCGGCGCGCTCAGCCATCATATCGGCAAATCGTTCTTCCGCACCGGCGTGCCAGGGATGGAGCCGCGCCTGCATGGCGGGTTCCTGAACGGCGCGCGGATCAAGGGGATTCCCTTCGCCCCCGACCTGCCGCTGCTGCATTTTCACGCCGATGACCGTTCGGCGTGGCAGGGCCGCCTTCCCTTCCGGCTGGCGCGCGGGGCCTATGGCGGCAATGCGGCGCTGGTGGCGGTTCTGTCCGATCCGGCGCGGGTTGCGCCGTTCTATGACGCGGTGCAGAATCCATCCGGCTGGCGGCGGCGGATCTTGCGCGCGTGCGGGCTTTTGATGACGGTCGATCTTGATCTGGCCCGCCATGAAAAGGACATCCCATGA
- the def gene encoding peptide deformylase — MIRPFLRWPDARLRTPAAPVEAITDDIRAIWRDMVETMDAMPGVGLAAPQIGVMLRLAVVDCSDDRGQAILLANPEVLHASVQPRSHDEASPNLPGVHATIDRPRAVTVRFLNDQGAVEERDFVHLWATSVQHQIDHLNGRMYFDRLSPLKRKMLIARAQKLNRR; from the coding sequence ATGATCCGCCCGTTCCTGCGCTGGCCCGACGCGCGCCTGCGCACCCCCGCCGCCCCGGTGGAGGCGATCACCGACGACATTCGCGCGATCTGGCGCGACATGGTGGAAACGATGGACGCCATGCCCGGCGTGGGTCTGGCCGCGCCCCAGATCGGGGTGATGCTGCGGCTGGCCGTGGTCGATTGTTCCGATGATCGTGGGCAGGCGATCCTTCTGGCCAACCCGGAGGTGCTGCACGCCTCGGTCCAGCCCCGCAGCCATGACGAGGCGAGCCCCAACCTGCCCGGCGTGCACGCCACCATCGACCGCCCGCGTGCGGTGACGGTGCGGTTCCTGAACGATCAGGGCGCGGTGGAGGAGCGGGATTTCGTCCATCTCTGGGCGACCTCGGTCCAGCATCAGATCGACCATCTGAACGGGCGGATGTATTTCGACCGCCTGTCGCCGCTGAAACGCAAGATGCTGATCGCGCGGGCGCAGAAACTGAACCGGAGGTAG
- a CDS encoding MalY/PatB family protein — MNFDEAIDRIGTHSVKWDMMETLYDVPKGQGLPMWVADMDFRPPAAVQAEVEAMAAHGVYGYFGDDRPYLEAIRWWMRTRHGWEVDADAIFTTHGLVNGTGLCIDAFTQPGDGVVLMTPVYHAFARVIKTAGRKVVSCPLAQVDGRYVMDIDAWDAQMTGAERMLILCSPHNPGGRVWTAEELRAVADFCVRHDLILVSDEIHHDLVFPGQRHVPMPLAAPDIVDRLVMMTATTKTFNIAGSHTGNVIIPDPTLRARFAGRLAALGISPNSFGLRMATAAYSPEGAAWLDELMAYLDENRRMFDAAVNAIPGVRSMPLEATYLSWVDFSGTGMTQDEILTRVEKQGGIAASHGITFGEGGEHFLRFNIATTRANIENAAQRLRDAFADLQ; from the coding sequence ATGAACTTCGACGAGGCCATCGACCGGATCGGCACCCATTCCGTCAAATGGGACATGATGGAAACGCTGTATGACGTGCCCAAGGGGCAGGGCCTGCCCATGTGGGTGGCCGACATGGATTTCCGCCCCCCGGCCGCCGTGCAGGCCGAGGTGGAGGCGATGGCCGCCCATGGTGTCTACGGCTATTTCGGCGATGACCGGCCCTATCTGGAGGCGATCCGCTGGTGGATGCGCACCCGTCACGGGTGGGAGGTGGACGCGGACGCGATCTTCACCACGCATGGTCTGGTGAACGGCACGGGCCTGTGCATCGACGCCTTCACCCAGCCGGGCGACGGGGTGGTCCTGATGACCCCCGTCTATCACGCCTTCGCCCGCGTGATCAAAACGGCCGGGCGCAAGGTCGTCTCCTGCCCGCTGGCGCAGGTCGATGGCCGCTATGTCATGGATATCGACGCGTGGGACGCGCAGATGACGGGGGCGGAGCGGATGCTGATCCTGTGTTCGCCGCACAACCCCGGCGGGCGGGTCTGGACGGCGGAGGAGCTGCGCGCGGTCGCCGATTTCTGCGTTCGCCACGACCTGATCCTCGTGTCGGACGAAATTCATCACGATCTGGTCTTCCCCGGTCAGCGCCATGTCCCGATGCCCCTGGCCGCGCCCGACATCGTCGACCGGCTGGTGATGATGACCGCCACCACAAAGACGTTCAACATTGCGGGCAGCCATACCGGCAACGTCATCATTCCCGATCCGACCCTGCGCGCCCGGTTCGCCGGGCGGCTGGCGGCGCTTGGCATCTCGCCCAACAGCTTCGGGCTTCGGATGGCCACCGCCGCCTACAGTCCCGAAGGGGCGGCGTGGCTGGACGAGCTGATGGCCTATCTGGACGAAAACCGGCGCATGTTCGACGCCGCCGTCAACGCCATTCCCGGCGTCCGGTCGATGCCGCTGGAGGCGACGTATCTGTCCTGGGTCGATTTCTCGGGCACCGGCATGACCCAGGACGAAATCCTGACGCGGGTGGAAAAGCAGGGGGGCATCGCCGCCAGCCACGGCATCACCTTCGGTGAAGGCGGCGAACACTTCCTGCGGTTCAACATCGCCACCACGCGGGCCAATATCGAAAACGCCGCGCAACGCCTGCGCGACGCCTTCGCCGACCTGCAGTGA